The DNA window AGCTATAGTGCGACTTATGACAATCGGAAAGTCTCAGAGGCCCTTGAGCGTTATTTGGATGGCCGTGCGGACAAGGATGAGTCGACGTGGATTGATGACATCCTCGCCGAGTCGAAGCTGACTCTATCCGATCTTCGTGTCAGAGCCTTTAAGGATGCGGCCAAGCACATCAAGATGGTGGATGATCTGATTCACCGTCAGCACCAAACGATTAGGCATCTTCAAAGGAGTATCGATTCCATAGACTATAAGTCACGCCTGATTAAGCGTATGGACCTTGAACTGGCGGCACTTGAGTCAAAGCAGTCTGTCAAGGGGGTTCTTTCGCTTGACGCCAAACCTTCGTAAGAACCTTGCAAATCGTGACAACGCACTAAAATCAACCGGCCCCAAATCGGTATCTGGAAAGCGTGCTAGCAGCCAAAATTCCCGCAAGCATGGTTTAAATGTTGGCCCGGACTTTGAATCGTCCCTTGAGTACAGGGCGCTTGTCGATCTAATCGCGGAGGAGGGGTTCTCTGGCTTTGCCTGTGCCGATATCGCCTCGGGACTTCTTAATTATCGACGGGTGATGGATGCCTATTACGATACCTATGCCAGCCCCGAGCCAGTTGATGAGTTTTTGCGCGATGCGAATGTGAAGGCTTCGAACCCTATCTTTAGCGAGCTTCTCAGTCCGTCGGGCAGTGAGCCCCAAGACGTGCGAGAGATGGCAGCTTTTTTTGCGAGCATGCAAAGGCAGGAGCGGCGAAAGGGTGGGCCGGTATCCCGCCGCACCGCGGATACCCACAAGCTGATACGCTACCAGCGCAATGGCAGCGCTCGGTTATCCAGAGCGGTTCGGCAGGGCTAGACTAAAAAAGTAACAAAACGAAGCCAAACCCAACTCCAAATCATGGCGTGCGATAAATAGGATTATCGGCTTTTAGTGGAGGATAACTCAGGTGAACTTGACTAAGCGTACGTATTAGCGTACTTTTAGATCCAGAGGATTTAATTATGACGACACTGAATGTTACTGAGGCGAGAGCTAACCTGTATAAACTGATCGATGATACGACAGCCAACCATGAGCCGGTGGTTATAACGGGCAAGCGGGGCAATGCGGTTCTTTTAGCTGAAGATGATTGGAATGCGATCAACGAAACCTTGCACCTCTTATCGGTGCCAGGGATGCGCGAATCAATTTTAGAGGGTATGCAGGAGAGCACTGACAGTGCTGTGACTGAATTAAATTGGTAATGTGGACGCTGTATTACACCAAACAGGCCCAAAAAGATGCACGAAAACTAGCATCGTCCGGATTGAAAGCTAAAGCGCAGCAATTATTAACGATTCTCCAGTCCGATCCATGGCAAACTCCGCCGCCTTTCGAAAAGCTGGTGGGTGACCTGACCGGTGCTTATTCAAGAAGAATTAATATTCAGCATCGGCTGGTCTATCAGGTTTTAGAGCCGGAAAAGGCGGTCAAGATATTGCGGCTCTGGACTCATTACGAGTAGTCGTGTCCTTAAAGGCTGCAGTTATAAGCTAAAAGGCTATAGTGGATTAAATATGCATTTTAATGTACATTAAAAGATCTATTGCCTAAGCGGAGATTTTATATGGCGACTCTATTGACCCGAAATATTGCATCCATGACCGAGATGCGCGAGCCTCACAAGGTTCTGGAAAAATCAGGCGGTGAGCCTGTGGCAGTCTTAAAAAACTCAGCCCTCGTCGGTTATTTTGTACCCGCTGAAGCGATCTCCGAAGAGCAACATCGCACGGCATCGATTGAAGAGATAAGACACAGCCTTAAGTCCCGTAAGGCAATCAACCAGCCGGTACTCGATTATTTGAAAGACAAATGAGCTTTTTACTTCTATCGGTCGACCACATTATTGCGATTCATGATGAGGTGTTAGAGTCCAGTGAGCTTCAAGGACTGGCTGGAGATAAATCACTTGAGGGCGCGTTATCACGAGTAGATAATCGGCTCAAGTATGGCTTAATAGAGGATATTTATTCTCTGGCAGAGTCCTACGCTGTGGCTATTTCTCAGGCTCATTGCTTTAACGATGGCAATAAACGAACGGCATTTCAGGTGATGGACCTTATTCTCGATCTAAATGGCGTTAACGCAGTTTGGGATGTAGAGGAGGTGGGGCAAAAAATAGTGTTACTGTCGCAATCCAAGCTTGATGAGGTTGATCTTGCTAAATGGCTTCGGCGCGTAATTGTGTAAAGACCTAATGTCTCTTGAAGCACGATAATTAGGCTTATCGCACTTACCAATTTATGCCGCTTGGCAGTGCGCCTTTACTCTTCTTATTGTGGACCTCGCCCTTAATGGGGCAGGGACGTTGCTGTAAGTTGGATTGCATCTGCTAATTACCTGCTCGTCCGCTGTGTTCATAAATCTTTAGCATCCCATTCTGAGATGCTACATTCATTTTCAATATCTATATGGCGCTTGGCTATCTTTCCGATGCCTAGGTCTTTCTATAATCCCCTTTTATGATGGCAGTTAGACGTTGATACACCTAGATGTGATTTTAGCCATTCACAAATGGGTGGTAAGGACCGGTCGATTATGCTCTACTTTATGCAATTGCATCAAAAATGTAATTACACTCTTATTAAAGGCTATTAAGCCATCTAAGCGAGCTTTATTTTCGGGGGAATTTCATGAGAAGTCTGTACCTTGTTGCTGCTACTACTTTTTTATTGTCCGCCTGTGGCGGAGGTTCAAGTGGTGGTTCTGGGGGCGAAATACCTTCGCTTGATATTGTCTCGCCGATAGTAATTGCGCCAAGTTCGGCAACCTTTGCCGCAGTGGATGCTTCGGGTATTCCCGCGAGCTCTGATGCGATTGCCGCTTTCTTGCTGGATGCTTCGGCAACCGACGATGTTGATGGAGCCGTGGCGGTAACGAACAATGCGCCAGATGTGTTCTCTCTTGGTGACTTCACCGTAACTTTCTCTGCATCTGATGCCGCGGGTAACCTAGGGACTGCCTCGGCCGTTGTAACAGTGAAGGATCAGACCGCACCAACTTTAGCCGTTCCTGCGGATGCCAGTTTTGTTGCGATAGCGTCAACGGGCATTGCGGCGAGCGATGCCGCCCTCGTTGACTTTTTGGCCCAGGCAACTGCTACGGATAACGTTGACACTGCTATAACAGTGTCAAACGATGCACCAGCAACGTTCCTGATTGGCGATACCCCTGTTGAGTTTACAGCTGTGGATGCTGCAGGTAACTCAGTGAGTTTGAGTGCTGTAGTGACTGTTGCTGGTGCCAGCCAAGCCGGCTCAGCTGAAAAAGGCCCGCTGCTCAATGCAACGGTGTTTTTTGATTACGATGGTGACAAAGAGCTGGATTCCAATGAGCCTTCGACACTTACTGATTTTGACGGAAAATATGCACTAGTCGAAACCAGTGACGCGCCCGCGGACTACTCGGTCGTTGTGCTGATGAATGATGATACGATCGATAGTATCTCCGGTGAAAGCTATGCCAACTCCGGTGTTCAACTAGAGGCGGTTAAAGGCAGTAAAGTGATTACGCCGATGACGACGCTGTACTCCTTTGCCGTAAGTGATCTGGCTGAGGGCGAAGAGCTTAGCGCCGAGGCATTTGCAGTCGCTCTGGGTCTTCCTGATGGCTTGAATATTAATACCTATAGCGCTTTCGCGAAAGATGACGCTGGCGCCTATATTGATGTGGCGACTGCCAGTCAGGTTGAGGCGGTTGCGCAGAGTCTGATGACGGCGCTACAAATTATTTCTGAATCCGTGGTGAGTATCAGTAAGACCGCGTTGCAGTCGGATACCGGACTTTCTCAATCTCAGGCTGCTGCTGTGGCTATGCGTTCGCTCTCCAAGGTAATTGCGGCGACTGTGGTGAAAAATGCCGAGGTGGGTGCTGTTGCTGACAAGGTTGATTTCGCCAATGTTGACGATATCGCCGAGGTCAATGCTGAGGTGCTTGCAGGTCTGTCGGGCACTGATACCAATAGCTTGGGTGCTTTGCTCCAGGCGGCCGCCGCTGTGTCGGGCGTGACTGTGGATACGGCTGCGGCCCAGGTCACAGGTTCGGTTGTTTTAAGTCTTTCTACCAAGACTATTGCTACTGTCTCTCAGGCCTTCGCTGATCTTAGTGCAGCGTCTTTTGGTCAGGTGGAAGCCTCTGCTGTGTCTCGGGTTAAAACGCAGGCAGTCGCTGAGGTTGCTGCTGCGGCTGAGGTTGTAGTGTCTGTGGTTAATGTGCAACAGGTTGCGAATCAAACTGTTGTACTGACAGCCGAAGATGTTGATGTTTCAGCGCTTATCACTTTGGATAACGAAGAGGTGTTGAACGCGACCATCGCGTCAAATGTCCAGGAAGTTGAAGCCTATTTGGTGACTAAAGTTGCCCCGGTTATTGGATCAAGCGGCAGTTTTGTTGCAGCTGAAAACCAGACTGGAGTGGGTACGGTTGTTGCCACGGATACCGCTGGTGATGTCTTGGCCTACAGTCTGTCTGGTGCTGATGCCAGTGCCTTAACTATCTCTAATATGGGTGTTCTGTCTTTTGTTAGTGCGCCTGATTTTGAAACCAAAGTGCTGTATGAAGCCACGGTTACCGTTGTAGACAGTAATGGCAATACGGTTTCTCAGGCGATTACTATTACTATCACTGACGCCAACGACAGTGCACCGATTATTACGTCTAGCTCATCGTTCACGGTTAATGAGAATCAATCGGTGATTGGTACTGTGGTAGCTACCTCACCATCGAATGCTGCGCTGACGTTTACCTTGTCCGGCACCGATGCTGCGGCCCTGACGATTTCGACTGATGGTGTGCTCGGATTTATTGCTGCGCCGGACTTTGAAATTAAGTCAAGCTACTCGGTAATTATTACCGTCAGCGACGGTGCCAACGTGACGACTTCCGCGGTCACTGTCAGCATTAATAATGTTGATGACATGGCACCGGTCTTTACTTCAGCAGTAGCGTTTAGCGCTGCTGAAAATCAAACCTCTATCGGCACAATTACTGCAGCGGATGTGGATAGTACCTCAGTAACCTTTAGTGTCGACAGTACAGAGTTAGCGATTAGCTCTGGTGGTGTGTTGAGCTTTATTACTGCGGCAGACTTTGAAACCAAAAGCGCCTACTCGGTAACGGTTACTGCAACCGACGGCACAAATACAGCCACCCAGGTCATTGCGGTAACAGTCACCGATGCGGATGAAGATGCGCCGGTGATCTCCTCTTCGCCAGCCTTTAGCGCTGCTGAGAATCAAACTGCCATAGGCACTGTTGTGGCTACCGATGCGGGCTCTATGGCCTTTAGTGTCAGCGGTACCGAGCTGGTGATTAGCTCAGCCGGTGTGCTTAGCTTTGCTTCTGCACCAGATTACGAGACCAAGACGACTTACACCGCCACAGTTACTGTGACGGATAGCGGTTCCTTGGCCACCAGTCAGAACATCACTGTCGCGGTTACCAATGTTGATGATGTTGCGCCGGTGTTTACCTCAGCACCGTCCTTCACTGCTCTCGACAGCCAAGCTAATTTGGGTGTTGTGACGGCGAC is part of the SAR92 clade bacterium H455 genome and encodes:
- a CDS encoding type II toxin-antitoxin system death-on-curing family toxin, producing MSFLLLSVDHIIAIHDEVLESSELQGLAGDKSLEGALSRVDNRLKYGLIEDIYSLAESYAVAISQAHCFNDGNKRTAFQVMDLILDLNGVNAVWDVEEVGQKIVLLSQSKLDEVDLAKWLRRVIV
- a CDS encoding Txe/YoeB family addiction module toxin translates to MWTLYYTKQAQKDARKLASSGLKAKAQQLLTILQSDPWQTPPPFEKLVGDLTGAYSRRINIQHRLVYQVLEPEKAVKILRLWTHYE
- a CDS encoding type II toxin-antitoxin system Phd/YefM family antitoxin, which encodes MTTLNVTEARANLYKLIDDTTANHEPVVITGKRGNAVLLAEDDWNAINETLHLLSVPGMRESILEGMQESTDSAVTELNW